The following proteins are co-located in the Apium graveolens cultivar Ventura chromosome 5, ASM990537v1, whole genome shotgun sequence genome:
- the LOC141724810 gene encoding biotin carboxylase 2, chloroplastic-like, with translation MDSAAITYCNKPVYASIPRLFTGCSSGIKSSQCSFMVGSKVNFPNQRIRSSQVSQDRGKCGAALGVSCRGDKILVANRGEIAVRVIRTAHEMGIPCVAVYSTIDKDALHVKLADESVCIGEAPSNQSYLVVQNVLSAAISRGCTMLHPGYGFLSENALFVEMCREHGINFIGPNPDSIRVMGDKSTARDTMKNAGVPTVPGSDGLLQSTEEAVRLAEEIGYPVMIKATAGGGGRGMRLAKEPEEFVKLLHAAKSEAAAAFGNDGVYLEKYIQNPRHIEFQVLADKFGNVIHFGERDCSIQRRNQKLLEEAPSPALTAELRKAMGDAAVAAAASIGYIGVGTVEFLLDERGSFYFMEMNTRIQVEHPVTEMISSVDLIEEQIRVARGEKLRHKQEDVVLRGHSIECRINAEDAFKNFRPGPGQITAYLPAGGPFVRMDSHVYPDYTVPPSYDSLLGKLIVWAPTRERAIERMKRALHDTIIVGVPTTIEYHKLILEVEDFKNGKVDTAFIPKHEHELAAPQNIVPAAPAKELANTAA, from the exons ATGGACTCTGCGGCCATAACTTATTGCAACAAACCTGTTTACGCTTCAATTCCG AGACTTTTTACCGGATGCTCTTCCGGAATCAAAAGCTCACAATGCAGTTTCATGGTGGGAAGCAAAGTAAATTTCCCTAATCAAAGAATCCGATCTTCACAAGTTAGTCAAGATCGTGGGAAATGTGGGGCAGCTCTTGGTGTTAGTTGCAGAGGTGACAAAATTCTAGTGGCGAACAGAGGAGAGATTGCTGTCCGTGTCATACGCACTGCTCATGAGATGGGGATACCTTGTGTTGCTGTTTACTCAACCATTGATAAAGATGCACTTCATGTGAAGCTGGCTGATGAATCAGTTTGTATTGGCGAAGCACCAAGTAACCAATC TTATTTAGTTGTTCAAAATGTCCTCTCTGCTGCCATAAGCCGTGGATGCACAATGCTTCATCCAGGATATGGCTTCCTTTCAGAGAATGCGCTTTTTGTTGAAATGTGCAGAGAACATGGAATCAACTTTATTGGACCGAAT CCTGACAGCATTCGTGTCATGGGTGACAAATCAACTGCTAGGGACACAATGAAGAATGCTGGCGTTCCAACTGTACCTGGGAGCGACGGCTTGTTACAG AGCACTGAAGAAGCTGTCAGACTTGCTGAGGAGATCGGTTATCCTGTAATGATCAAG GCAACAGCAGGCGGGGGAGGTCGTGGAATGCGTCTTGCTAAAGAGCCTGAGGAGTTTGTGAAGCTATTACAT GCAGCTAAAAGTGAGGCTGCGGCTGCATTTGGTAATGATGGTGTTTATCTTGAAAAGTATATCCAGAATCCAAGGCACATTGAATTCCAG GTTCTTGCAGACAAGTTTGGAAATGTCATTCACTTTGGAGAGCGTGATTGCAGTATTCAG AGAAGGAACCAAAAGTTGCTAGAAGAAGCACCATCACCTGCACTAACTGCCGAGTTGCGTAAAGCAATGGGTGATGCAGCAGTTGCAGCAGCAGCATCTATAGGCTACATTGGTGTTGGTACTGTTGAATTCCTATTGGACGAAAGAGGTTCCTTTTACTTTATGGAGATGAACACAAGGATACAG GTTGAGCATCCTGTGACAGAAATGATTTCTTCTGTTGATCTGATCGAAGAACAAATCCGTGTTGCTAGGGGAGAGAAACTACGTCACAAACAG GAAGATGTTGTGCTTAGGGGACACTCTATTGAATGTCGTATAAATGCTGAAGATGCTTTTAAAAATTTTAGGCCTGGGCCAG GACAAATAACAGCCTACTTGCCAGCTGGAGGTCCATTTGTGAGGATGGATAGCCATGTTTACCCTGATTACACGGTTCCACCTAGCTACGATTCACTACTCGGAAAG CTGATTGTCTGGGCTCCAACAAGAGAGAGGGCAATTGAGCGCATGAAAAGGGCTCTTCATGATACCATTATAGTAG GTGTTCCAACAACAATTGAATACCACAAACTCATTCTTGAAGTGGAG GACTTCAAAAATGGAAAAGTTGATACTGCCTTTATTCCAAAGCATGAACATGAGTTGGCAGCG CCCCAGAACATAGTACCAGCAGCTCCTGCTAAAGAGCTTGCGAACACTGCAGCGTAG